The genomic interval AAAGAACCGCATCGTCATCATCAACGGCGCGGGCTCCACCGCCATCACCAACGAAGCCTGCAACGATGTCACGGTGCACTACACCTACGACACCTATGCGGTGGCCAACGGCACGGCCAAGGCCGTGACCAAGGCGGGCGGCAAGAAGTGGTTCTTCCTGACCGCCGACTACGCCTTTGGCCACGCGCTGGAAAAAGACGCGTCGGATGTCGTCAAGTCCAGCGGCGGCGAGGTGGTGGGCGGCGTGCGCCACCCGTTCCCCACGTCGGATTTTTCGTCCTTCCTGCTGAAAGCGCAGTCTTCGGGCGCGCAGATCATTGGCCTGGCCAATGCGGGTGGTGACACCATCAACTCGATCAAGCAGGCGGCAGAGTTCGGCATCACCGGCAAGCAGCAGCTCGCGGGCCTGCTGATGTTCATTACCGACATCCACTCGCTGGGCCTCAAAACCACGCAGGGCATGTACCTCACCGAAGGTTTTTACTGGGACCTGAACGACGAAACCCGGGCCTGGTCCAAGCGCTTCTTTGCCCAGCACAAGCGCATGCCCACCATGGTGCAGGCGGGGCAGTATTCGTCCACCATGCACTACCTGAAGGCAGTCAAGGCGGCCAATACCGATGACACCGCCAAGGTGATGGCGCAGATGAAGAAGATGCCCATCAACGACTTCTTCGCCAAGAACGGCACGATCCGCGAAGACGGGCGCATGGTCCACGACATGTACCTGATGCAGGTCAAGACCCCGGCCGAGTCGAAAACGCCATGGGATTACTACAAGGTGAAGGCGGTGATTCCGGCCGCCGAGGCCTTCCAGCCGCTGTCGGCCTCGCGCTGCCCGCTGATCAAGAAGTAAGTTGAGTTCCCCCGGGGCCGTTGTGGCCCCGGATTCTTTCGCGCTACAAGGGGAACACCCACTATGGAAATTTTCGGCATACCGTCACCCGCGTTTTTCGGCCAGCTCTTGCTGGGGCTGATCAACGGCTCGTTCTATGCCATCCTGAGCCTGGGGCTGGCCATCATTTTTGGCCTGCTCAACATCATCAACTTTGCCCACGGGGCGCAGTACATGGTGGGCGCGTTTGTGGCCTGGATGGGCTTTACCTGGCTGGGCATTGGCTACTGGTGGGCGCTGATTCTGTCGCCGCTGGTGGTGGGGGCGGTGGCGGTGCTGATAGAGCGCACCATGCTCAAACAGCTCTACAAGCTGGACCACCTGTACGGCCTGCTGCTGACCTTCGGGCTGGCGCTGATGGCCGAGGGGGTGTTTAAAAACTACTTTGGCGTGTCTGGCGAATCCTACGAGGTGCCCGAGCTGCTGCAGGGCGGCATCAACCTGGGCTTCATGTATTTGCCGATTTACCGGGCCTGGGTGGTGGTGGCGGCCATGGCGGTGTGCTTCAGTGCCTGGTATGCCATCGAGCGCACCAGCCTGGGGGCGACGCTGCGGGCGGCCACCCAGCGGCCCGACCTGGTGCAGGCCTTGGGTATCAACGTGCCGGTGCTGCTGACAGCCACCTACGCCGTGGGGGCCGGGCTGGCCGCGTTTGCCGGGGTGCTGGCCGCGCCCATCATGCAGGTGAACCCGGTGATGGGCTCCAACCTCATCATCGTGGTGTTTGCGGTGGTGGTGATTGGCGGCATGGGCTCGATTCTGGGCTCCATCGTCACCGGGCTGGGCCTGGGCGTGGTGGAGGGGCTGACCAAGGTGTTCTACCCCGAGGCTTCGGCGGTGGTGATTTTTGTGGTGATGGTGCTGGTGCTGCTGGTCAAACCCGCAGGCCTGTTCGGCAAGCAAGCCTAGAAGTTGAGATGGAACCTTATGAACGCTATGACTGAACGCCAGCGCACTTTTGCCTTGTTTACCGTGCTGATCGTGGTGGGCTGCATTGCACCCTTTGTGCTGTACCCCACGTTTTTGATGAAGCTGCTGTGTTTTGCGCTGTTTGCCTGCGCCTTCAACCTGCTGCTGGGCTTTGCCGGGCTGCTGTCGTTTGGCCATGCCGCCTTCTTTGGCGGCTCGGCCTACATCACCGGCTACCTTTGCCGCGACCTGGGCCTGAGCCCTGAGCTGGGCCTACTGGCCGGGGCTGCGTTTGGCGGGGTGCTGGGGGCGCTGTTTGGCCTGCTGGCCATCCGCCGCGAGGGCATTTACTTTGCCATGATCACCCTGGGCCTGGCGCAGCTGGTGTACTTTGTGGCGGTGCAAATGCCGTTTACCGGCGGCGAAGACGGCATGCAGGGCATTCCGCGCGGCAAGCTGTTCGGGCTGGTGGACCTGAGCAACAACATCGCCATGTACTTCTTTGTGTTTGCGGTGTTTGTGGGCGGCTTCTGGCTGATCCACCGCACCATCCATTCGCCGTTTGGCCAGATCTTGAAGGCCATCCGCGACAACGAGCCGCGCGCCATCTCGCTGGGCTACGACGTGGCCCGCTTCAAGCTGCTGGCCTTTGTGATCTCGGCCTCACTGGCCGGGCTGGCGGGCTCCATGAAGTCGCTGGTGTTCCAGCTGGCTTCGCTGGCCGATGTGCACTGGCACACCTCGGGCCAGGTGGTGCTGATGACGCTGCTGGGCGGCCTGGGCACCATCCTGGGTCCTGTTGCCGGGGCCTTCACCATCGTCAGCCTGGAGAACCTGCTGGCCGACAAGGTGGGCTCCTGGGTCGAGGTGATCATGGGCGCGATCTTTGTGGTCTGCGTGCTGCTGTTTCGCCGCGGCGTGGTGGGCGAGATCGGGGCCTTGTTCGGCAAGAAACCGGCAGCGGGTCCGGCCGGGCACTGAAACCAATTGCTCCTGTTTTTAATATCAAAAATAGGAGCTTCTCACGCTGATGGGATAAGCATGAAAGCCTTATTTCATGCCTGAAAAAATGCCCTTAATCCAATAATTCAGGCTCCGCCTCCACCAGCCCCTCGTACAGGCTTTCAAACGCGTGCAGCGCCCCCTCGGGCTTGCCGATCTGGCTGTGGGTGTGGCGGGCGGTGGCCTCGTCTATGGGCTGCGGCGTACCGGCGGCTTCGGCCAGCAGCTGGGTGTGGCAGGCGTTGTCCAGCGCGATGTACCACCAGGCGGCGGCTTCCACCGTGGGCCCGGCGCTCAGGATGCCGTGGTTCTTCAGGATCGCACCCTTGCGGTCGCCCAGGGCTTTGGCGATGCGCAGGCCCTCGCTCTCGTCCACCACCATACCGGTGAAGTCGTCAAACAGCGCCACGTCATCGTGGAACACGCAGGCATCCTGTGTCAGCGTGTCCAGCGGGCGGCCCAGGGTGGACCAGGCCTTGCCGTAGGTGGAATGGGTGTGGGCGGCGGCGATGATATTGGGGTTGTGTTCGTGGATGGCGGCGTGGATGGCAAACGCGGCCTTGTTCAGCGGCCGATGGCCGACCACGGTTTCGCCCCGGCTGTTGACCAGCAGCAGGTCGGACACCTTGATGCGCGAGAAGTGCACGCCCAGCGGATTCACCCAGAAATGGTCGGTCAGCTCGGGGTCGCGGGCGGTGATGTGCCCGGCCAGGCCCTGGGCAAAGCCGAAGCGGGCAAACAGCCGAAACGCCCCGGCCAGGCGCTCCTGCCGGTGGCGGCGCTCGGCGGCGATGCTGGTGCGTGGCGGGATAGGGTCGAACCAGAATTTTTGTTGCGGGTGCGGATTCAGTTGCAAGGCGTTGCGGTCAATGGATAAAACGGCGCTCATGGGTTTCTTTCAAGATGTCAGCAAAGGGTTAAAACGGCGGTCCCACAGCGGGCGCACCTGGGTCGGGCCGTCCAGCACGCCCAGCTTCACAAAGGTGTCGGCCACGTCCTGGTGGCTGCGCAGCACGCTCTCATCCACGGCGGCCAGGCCGTAGTCGCCGCTGCGGCGGTTGAACAGCTCCACCAGGTCGCCCACCGGCACGCGGGTCTCGGCGGACTGGGCCTGGGCATAGGCCAGGTAGTGGGTGTTGATCCAGGCAAAGGACTTCTGCAGGCGCTGCAACAGATCGCCGATGGCGGCGCTGCGCGGTGCATCGTCCAGCGTGCGCGGGTTGGCGTAGATGGGGAAGTTGCCCGATAGGTAGCCCACCGCCGTCTTGATGGTGCGCGCACCGTACTGGGTGCGGGCCAGTTGGCCGTTGTAGCCGTAAATGGCCCAGGCATCCAGGTCGCCCCGGGCAAAGGCCGACAAACCATCGGCGGGCGACAGGCTGACCGCGTCGATATCGCCAAACGACAGCCCGGCTTCCGCCAGTTGCTTGGCCAGGTAGTAGTGCGCCGTGGTGGCCCGCACATAGCCGATGCGCTTGCCCTTGAAGTCGGCAATGCTGCGGATGGGGGCATCTTTGCGCGCCAGCGTGGCCTGGTGGTTCAGGTCCTCGTGGGTTACGGCCACAAAGCGCACGCTGGCCTTTTGCCGGGCGGCAAACACTGCGGGGATCTCGCTGCCCGAGCCCAGGTCCAGCGCGTCGCCGTTGATGGCCTCGATGTGCAGCACGCCGTTGTTGAACTCGCGCCAGTCGATCTTGTAGGGCGTGTCGGCCTGGCCCGAGGCCTGCAGCAAGGGCCGCCACAGGCCTTTGTAGGTGCCCACGCGCAGCGTCACGCCGCGCAGGTCCTGGGTAGTGGAAGGAGCGGCTTGGGTAGCCGCAGTGCCAAGGGCAGCCGTGGCCAACAGCCATTGGCGGCGGGTGAGGAGAGGGGTTTTCATGGCCTGCAAGGTAACCCGCAGCCTGCGAATAGCCAACGTAGAAAAGCAAGCTTGCATATCTGGAATGCGTCGTTGGCGCGGCGGGCCGGGTTGGCTAACTTCGCAGCATGAACCACTTACTTTCACCTCTTTCGCGCCGCCAATGGCTGCAACGTGCCGCCGTACTCCCCGCCATCGGCACCCTTCCTCTGTGGAGCGTTGCGCAGACGCAGACCGCGCTGGTCCTGGGCGACCAGGCCGGTGGCCTGCGCGCCTTGTTCGAGGCCTCCAAGGCGCTGGACGGCGCACCGTTTGCCTGGCGCTGGGCCAACTTCCAGGGAGCGGCCCCGCTGTTTGAGGCCCAGCGCAGCGGCGCGGTGGACACGGCCATGGCGGGCGACTTGCCGGTGCTGGCAGCCGCAGTGGGCAAAACCCCGCTGAAGATCGTGGCCACCCGCGTGGGCAAGGCCGACTCGCTGGGCATCGTGGTGCAGGGTGATTCGCCACTGCGCAGCGTGGCCGATTTGCGCGGCAAAACCGTGGTCGTGTCGTCGGCGCGCGGCAGCATTTCGCAGTACCAGCTCTATGGCGCGTTGGAGGAGGCCGGGGTGCGGCGCGAGGAGGTGACCGTCAAGTTCGTGCTGCCCACCGACGCGTCCACCGCGTTTTCGTCCAGGCAGATCGATGCCTGGGCCATCTTTGACCCGTACTACACCATTGCGCTGCAAAACGGCGGGCGCATTTTGCGCGACGGGCGCGGCATCAACACCGCCCTGGGCTTTATCACCGCCAGCGAAGAGGCCCTGGCCGACCCGGGCAAGCGCAAAGCCATCGTGCAGTTTCTGGACCGCCTGGCCCGGGCGGGCGACTGGGCGCTGGCGCATCCCGAGGCCTATGCGCAGGCCTACACCCAGTTGACCCGGTTACCGATCGAAGCGGCCCGCACCATCACCGCCCGGGCGGCCGTCACCGGGCGGCCGGTGAGCGAGGCCGACATCAGCGCCCTGCAAACCGTGGCCGACCGCTCGGCCCGCGACGGGATTCTCCCAGTGCGGGTGGACGTGCGCGCCATCACCGACACCCAGGTTTGGCCGCGCGCGGGTTGACGGCGCATTGCTGCTGTTTTTGATGTCAAGAATAGGAGCTTGTCAGGCTTATGCAATAAGCGCTGGGGGTCGATTCAATACCTGAAAAATGCCTTGCTTTTAACGTACCAGCAGCACCGGTACGTGGCAATGCGCCAGCACCTGCGTGGCCACGGAGCCCATCACCAGTTTGGCCAGGGCCCCGTGGCCGTGGGAGCCCATCACCACCAGGTCGCATTGTTCGGAATCGGCAAATTTGGCGATGGTTTCGCCGGGGGGACCCATCTTCCAGCTGGTCTTGGCGTTGATGCCGTGGCGCAGCAGGAATTCGCTGACCGGGGCCAGCACCAGTTCGGCTTCTTCGGTGGCGTAGTGGTCTACCGCCGCCTGGCCGACCACCGAGCGCACCCGGGGCGGAATGCTGGGCTGCACCGTCAGCACCCGGTAGTCGCTGACGCCGCCAAACAGCTCGCTGTGCGTGGCCAGGTAGGCCAGCATTTTCTGGGTGTGGGCGCTGCCGTCCACGGCGAGAAGAATTTTCATGGTGGGCCTCCGAGGTGTTAT from Comamonadaceae bacterium OS-1 carries:
- the livH_2 gene encoding high-affinity branched-chain amino acid transport system permease protein LivH, with amino-acid sequence MEIFGIPSPAFFGQLLLGLINGSFYAILSLGLAIIFGLLNIINFAHGAQYMVGAFVAWMGFTWLGIGYWWALILSPLVVGAVAVLIERTMLKQLYKLDHLYGLLLTFGLALMAEGVFKNYFGVSGESYEVPELLQGGINLGFMYLPIYRAWVVVAAMAVCFSAWYAIERTSLGATLRAATQRPDLVQALGINVPVLLTATYAVGAGLAAFAGVLAAPIMQVNPVMGSNLIIVVFAVVVIGGMGSILGSIVTGLGLGVVEGLTKVFYPEASAVVIFVVMVLVLLVKPAGLFGKQA
- the novR_1 gene encoding decarboxylase NovR; its protein translation is MSAVLSIDRNALQLNPHPQQKFWFDPIPPRTSIAAERRHRQERLAGAFRLFARFGFAQGLAGHITARDPELTDHFWVNPLGVHFSRIKVSDLLLVNSRGETVVGHRPLNKAAFAIHAAIHEHNPNIIAAAHTHSTYGKAWSTLGRPLDTLTQDACVFHDDVALFDDFTGMVVDESEGLRIAKALGDRKGAILKNHGILSAGPTVEAAAWWYIALDNACHTQLLAEAAGTPQPIDEATARHTHSQIGKPEGALHAFESLYEGLVEAEPELLD
- the ssuA_4 gene encoding putative aliphatic sulfonates-binding protein, coding for MNHLLSPLSRRQWLQRAAVLPAIGTLPLWSVAQTQTALVLGDQAGGLRALFEASKALDGAPFAWRWANFQGAAPLFEAQRSGAVDTAMAGDLPVLAAAVGKTPLKIVATRVGKADSLGIVVQGDSPLRSVADLRGKTVVVSSARGSISQYQLYGALEEAGVRREEVTVKFVLPTDASTAFSSRQIDAWAIFDPYYTIALQNGGRILRDGRGINTALGFITASEEALADPGKRKAIVQFLDRLARAGDWALAHPEAYAQAYTQLTRLPIEAARTITARAAVTGRPVSEADISALQTVADRSARDGILPVRVDVRAITDTQVWPRAG